A single window of Aphidius gifuensis isolate YNYX2018 linkage group LG1, ASM1490517v1, whole genome shotgun sequence DNA harbors:
- the LOC122860522 gene encoding F-box/LRR-repeat protein 2-like, protein MNYKCISEEAIIAISNNCKKLKRLELADCTILSTSIDGEPLSSPSVLNELSKLQYLEHLNLRDTENIDDNTIIAIANNCKNLKSLDIQGISDTSETALVALTKLKNLESLTVGFRDISDSYIIRLKGLKVFDCDGCEKLTDVGIIQFIKNNPDLEKINADWLDDSKSIIKSQWLIVRT, encoded by the exons ATGAATTATAAATGCATCAGTGAAGAAGCAATAAtcgcaatttcaaacaattgtaaaaaacttaaacgtttagaaCTTGCTGATTGCActatattatcaacaagtaTTGATGGTGAGCCACTTTCTTCTCCATCTGTTTTaaatgagttatcaaaattacaatatcttgaacatctaAACTTGAGAGATACAGAAAATATTGAcgataatacaattattgctattgctaataattgtaaaaacctaaaaagttTAGATATCCAAGGCATCAGTGATACTTCTGAAACAGCTCTCGTTGCTTTaacaaagttgaaaaatttagaatcaTTGACAGTAGGCTTTCGTGATATTTCAGACAGCTACATTATCAGGTTGAAAGGATTAAAAGTATTTGATTGTGATGGTTGCGAGAAACTTACTGATGttggtattattcaatttataaaaaataatccagatcttgAAAAGATCA ATGCAGATTGGTTGGATGATTCtaagtcaataattaaatctcaatggttgATTGTTAGAACATAG
- the LOC122847691 gene encoding uncharacterized protein LOC122847691 gives MNAKKICVETDQRTSDGDDKDPKIVINSLDYDSLAKIIMLLPIPERIDMEKVCTKWKEACQLAWYDIKEYKCQSSIGRCYDNRLLTQSYLEKILLRCGKYLNKLSLSDVCNSSIMSFVGDHCKNLTSLECEFDDNADYIVQALTQLDKLKCIKMLLKSTTKKKVINLFEIINSLPEEINEIHLLNNCWWLYDEHAVLFSFKKFINLQKLTLLDFYVDELILQEIAEATTLVHLNIQLYDTQTEFPLFDKLVNLEYIKIKSKAEEDIEGIEEKEVSTKIVNTIFCKCKNLKHLDIPNDFCDLAKIPLAKWKNLRNLEYLTLSCYEVSPDLADTIVKYCKNLKHLCIKPICHFIKTSVVKKLTKLENLESFIINLWLFKLTEESIIAISNNCKKLKRLELNNCFLVPSIDSDELSSPTVLNELSKLQYLEHLSLYDAQSFEDNTIIAIANNCKNLKSLDICCLTYDITETALVAVTKLENLEILKVNYRNISDNFIIRLKGLKELHCVHCRNLTETGIIQFIKNNQDLEMINIETIGNITIDLVIGADQATKNRTNGIVLHIIIDNFSIIEASKSIIGSQWLVVRA, from the exons atgaatgcaaaaaaaatatgtgttgaGACAGACCAACGAACATCTGATGGAGATGACAAGGATCCAAAAATTGTCATCAATTCACTGGATTACGACTCATtagcaaaaatcatcatgttgttgccaataccagaaaggatagacatggaaaaag tttgtaccaaatggaaagaagcatgtcaactagcttggtatgacattaaagaatacaaatgtcaatcatcaattggacgttgttatgataaccgtttgttgacacaatcatacctcgagaaaatattattaagatgtggtAAATATCTAAACAAATTGTCTCTCTCAGATGTTTGTAATTCAAGTATCATGTCATTTGTTGGtgatcactgtaaaaatttaacaagtcttgaatgtgaatttgatgataatgctGATTACATTGTTCAAGCATTAACacagttggataaattaaaatgcattaaaatGTTACTGAAGTctacgacaaaaaaaaaagtaatcaatctatttgaaataataaatagtcttccagaagaaattaatgaaattcatttactCAATAACTGTTGGTGGTTGTACGATGAACATGCAGTTCTTTTC agttttaaaaaatttataaatcttcaaaaattgactTTACTTGACTTCTACGTAGACGAGCTAATTCTTCAAGAAATAGCAGAAGCAACAACACTCGTTCATCTTAACATTCAATTATATGATACACAAACAGAGTTTCCTCTATTCGATAAACTCGTTAATttagaatatattaaaatcaagaGTAAAGCAGAAGAAGATATAGAAGgaatagaagaaaaagaagtCTCTACAAAAATAGTCAAcactattttttgtaaatgcaaaaatctaaaacatcttgatattccaAATGACTTTTGTGATCTTGCTAAAATTCCTTTGGCAAAATGGAAAAACTTAAGGAATTTAGAATACCTTACTTTATCTTGTTATGAAGTATCACCTGACTTAGCagatacaattgttaaatattgcaagaatttaaaacaCTTGTGCATAAAACCTATATGCCATTTTATAAAGACAAGTGTTGTAAAAAAGTTAACAAAATTGGAAAATCTTGAAAGTTTCATAATAAATCTTTGGCTCTTTAAGCTCACTGAGGAatcaataattgcaatttcaaacaattgtaaaaaacttaaacgtttagaaCTTAATAATTGCTTTTTAGTACCATCTATTGATAGTGACGAACTTTCTTCTCCAACTGTTTTaaatgagttatcaaaattacaatatcttgaacatctaAGCTTGTATGATGCACAAAGTTTTGaagataatacaattattgctattgctaataattgtaaaaacctcAAAAGTTTAGACATCTGTTGTCTTACATATGATATTACTGAAACAGCTCTCGTTGCTGTAACAAAGttggaaaatttagaaatactaAAAGTAAACTATCGTAATATTTCAGACAACTTCATTATCAGGTTAAAAGGATTAAAAGAATTGCATTGTGTTCATTGCAGGAATCTTACTGAAACTggtataattcaatttataaaaaataaccaagatCTAGAAATGATTAATATCGAGACTATAGgtaatattacaattgactTGGTTATTGGtgctgatcaggcaactaaaaatcgtacaaatggtatcgtcttacacataataatagataatttttcaataattgaagCTTCTAAGTCAATAATTGGATCTCAATGGTTAGTTGTTAGAGCATAG